A window of Blastomonas sp. SL216 contains these coding sequences:
- a CDS encoding GntR family transcriptional regulator, which produces MNSRAEASDILDKPSDKPRYQQLADELRAGILSGKLAGNNSFPTESALCAEYGVSRFTVREALRRLQAEGLIARRRGSGTVVQPAAARGGALHQPLSNVGEILQYARDTRIAYDHLGLQALPKGIAVQIAMPVSDKWFRFRGVRRQVSDGQPIALTEAYVIADLATAVAEILPPADAADQQINPGANTLFQFISNAAGLSMSRVTQDIQAVPASAEVAAALDIPRRSACLRILRCYHDQHGRMFELSVSHHPGDRFAYSMHIDVEA; this is translated from the coding sequence TTGAACAGCCGCGCAGAGGCCAGTGATATTCTCGACAAACCTTCGGACAAGCCGCGCTACCAGCAGCTTGCCGACGAATTGCGCGCGGGCATCCTGTCGGGCAAGCTGGCGGGCAACAACAGCTTCCCGACCGAAAGCGCGCTGTGCGCCGAATATGGGGTGAGCCGCTTCACCGTGCGCGAGGCGCTGCGCCGCTTGCAGGCCGAAGGGCTGATCGCCCGGCGGCGTGGGTCTGGCACCGTGGTGCAACCGGCGGCGGCGCGCGGTGGTGCGCTGCACCAGCCCTTGTCGAACGTCGGCGAGATCCTGCAATATGCGCGCGACACCCGCATTGCCTATGATCATCTGGGGCTGCAGGCGCTGCCCAAGGGGATCGCGGTGCAGATCGCGATGCCGGTCAGCGACAAATGGTTCCGCTTTCGCGGCGTGCGTCGCCAGGTCAGCGACGGCCAGCCGATCGCGCTGACCGAGGCTTATGTCATCGCCGATCTGGCGACGGCTGTGGCCGAGATCCTGCCGCCTGCCGATGCCGCCGACCAGCAGATCAACCCCGGCGCCAACACGCTGTTCCAGTTCATCAGCAATGCAGCGGGCCTGTCCATGTCGCGCGTGACACAGGACATCCAGGCGGTGCCCGCGAGCGCCGAGGTCGCCGCCGCGCTCGACATTCCGCGCCGATCCGCGTGCCTGCGCATCCTGCGCTGCTATCATGACCAGCACGGGCGGATGTTCGAGCTTTCGGTCAGCCACCATCCCGGCGACCGCTTCGCCTATTCGATGCATATCGACGTCGAGGCGTAA
- a CDS encoding MmgE/PrpD family protein has translation MSATGDLLAFVRAEHRLPAKVRAAALHLLGDTLAVGAAGAAAPGADDVLTAARSWGMGEDARLIGSGERLPAASAAFVNGFRIHCLEWDAVHEAAVVHALSVVTAALGAAIDRMGGCDPDDTLTALAIGVDIAAGLGLAATSPLSFFRPATAGCIGAALAVARIEQVERLEDVLGLAYSSLAGTMQAHVEGSIALPLQIANAARAAIAAVDLVKAGLTGPHDALEGPYGYFRLFDQGDLASYTRDLGRIWRIAEISVKPYPSGRASHAVLGTLADLRLVPASVASIEAYVPPLIARLVGRPLVADMTPAYARLCLPMLTALMLTDGRIDPRRFVPETLADPAIRALADRLAITVDGNPDPNALFPQKLLVRLTDGSTIERAIPHTLGSPDAPLSPDGTAAKRALARELAGDVPDARLFDDPLAYFTQPRGREPQ, from the coding sequence ATGAGCGCGACCGGCGACCTTCTGGCGTTCGTCCGCGCAGAGCACCGCCTGCCTGCCAAGGTGCGGGCAGCCGCGCTGCACCTTCTCGGTGATACACTGGCCGTCGGCGCGGCGGGCGCGGCTGCACCAGGCGCCGATGACGTGCTGACCGCCGCGCGCAGCTGGGGCATGGGCGAGGACGCGCGGTTGATCGGGTCGGGCGAGCGCCTGCCCGCAGCATCTGCCGCATTCGTCAACGGCTTTCGCATCCACTGCCTCGAATGGGACGCGGTGCACGAAGCGGCGGTGGTGCACGCGCTGTCGGTGGTGACGGCGGCCCTGGGCGCTGCCATCGACCGGATGGGCGGCTGCGATCCTGACGATACGCTGACCGCGCTCGCCATCGGGGTCGATATCGCCGCAGGGCTGGGCCTTGCGGCGACCAGCCCGCTCAGCTTCTTCCGCCCCGCCACCGCAGGGTGCATCGGCGCTGCACTCGCGGTGGCGCGGATCGAGCAGGTCGAGCGGCTCGAGGATGTTCTTGGGCTAGCCTATTCCTCGCTAGCGGGAACGATGCAGGCGCATGTCGAAGGCTCGATTGCGCTGCCGCTGCAGATCGCCAATGCGGCGCGCGCTGCCATCGCAGCGGTCGATCTGGTCAAGGCCGGGCTGACCGGGCCGCACGATGCACTCGAAGGCCCGTATGGCTATTTCCGGCTGTTCGATCAGGGCGATCTTGCCAGCTACACGCGCGATCTGGGCCGCATCTGGCGCATCGCCGAGATCAGCGTGAAGCCTTATCCTTCGGGCCGCGCCAGCCATGCAGTGCTTGGCACGCTCGCCGACCTCAGGCTCGTTCCCGCCAGCGTCGCATCCATCGAGGCTTATGTCCCGCCGCTGATCGCGCGGCTGGTCGGGCGTCCGCTGGTGGCGGACATGACGCCCGCCTATGCGCGGCTGTGCCTGCCGATGCTGACCGCGCTGATGCTGACCGATGGCCGTATCGACCCGCGCCGCTTCGTACCCGAAACGCTCGCCGACCCCGCAATCCGCGCGCTGGCCGACCGGCTCGCGATCACCGTCGACGGCAATCCCGATCCCAACGCGCTGTTCCCGCAAAAGCTGCTAGTGCGCCTGACCGATGGCAGCACCATCGAGCGCGCTATCCCGCACACATTGGGCAGCCCTGATGCACCCCTGTCGCCTGACGGCACCGCCGCCAAGCGCGCGCTCGCCCGCGAACTGGCAGGCGATGTGCCCGATGCGCGGCTGTTCGACGATCCGCTCGCCTATTTCACCCAACCCCGTGGCAGGGAGCCGCAATGA
- a CDS encoding CoA transferase has product MRLPLTGYRVLSAEQYGAGPYGTMFLAQMGAEVIKIEPPNKPGQPGGDTARAVGPHFLRENESLYFQTFNLNKKSLTLDLQSERGREILRALAASSHAMVNNLRGDLPAKLGLDYAALGSINPAIVCAHLSAYGRDNVRAKWPGYDYLMQAEAGFLSLTGEPDGPPVRFGLSIVDFMTGTQMAVGLLAAMLDAQRSGLGCDVDVDLLSVAAHQMSYPAVWYLNEGDVTPRAPRSAHPSVTPSQMFRSADGWMFVMAQLPKFWSILVDAIGQSDLKDDPRFRTPADRLANRDTLTQVLDSVFGTQPTQHWVDLLSGKVPVAPVHDLASAMDNPYLAETGMMQTVEHPDRENLRVLASPIRMDGERLPARAGPLLGADNDDVLASIGLSGGEIETLKRDGII; this is encoded by the coding sequence ATGAGGCTGCCGCTCACCGGCTATCGCGTGCTGTCTGCCGAGCAATATGGCGCGGGGCCTTATGGCACGATGTTCCTGGCGCAGATGGGGGCGGAGGTCATCAAGATCGAACCGCCGAACAAGCCGGGCCAGCCCGGCGGCGATACCGCGCGCGCGGTTGGCCCCCATTTCCTGCGCGAGAATGAAAGCCTGTATTTCCAGACCTTCAACCTCAACAAGAAATCGCTGACGCTCGATCTGCAGAGCGAGCGCGGGCGCGAGATCCTGCGCGCGCTCGCGGCCAGCTCGCACGCGATGGTCAACAATCTGCGCGGCGATCTGCCCGCAAAGCTGGGGCTCGATTATGCCGCGCTGGGCAGCATCAACCCGGCCATCGTCTGCGCGCACCTTTCGGCTTATGGGCGCGACAATGTCCGCGCCAAATGGCCAGGCTATGATTATCTGATGCAGGCCGAGGCGGGCTTCCTATCGCTGACCGGAGAGCCTGATGGCCCGCCGGTGCGCTTCGGCCTTTCCATCGTCGATTTCATGACCGGTACGCAGATGGCGGTCGGCCTGCTCGCGGCGATGCTCGATGCCCAGCGTTCGGGGCTCGGCTGCGATGTCGATGTCGACCTGCTCTCGGTCGCTGCGCACCAGATGAGCTATCCGGCGGTCTGGTATCTGAACGAGGGCGACGTCACCCCGCGCGCGCCGCGCTCGGCGCATCCTTCGGTCACGCCCAGCCAGATGTTCCGCTCGGCCGATGGCTGGATGTTCGTGATGGCGCAGCTGCCCAAATTCTGGTCGATCCTGGTCGATGCGATCGGCCAGAGCGACCTCAAGGACGATCCGCGTTTCAGGACGCCCGCCGACCGGCTGGCCAATCGCGACACGCTGACACAGGTGCTCGATTCGGTGTTCGGCACGCAGCCGACGCAGCACTGGGTCGATCTGCTGTCGGGCAAGGTGCCGGTCGCGCCGGTGCACGATCTGGCCAGTGCGATGGACAACCCGTACCTCGCCGAGACCGGCATGATGCAGACCGTCGAGCATCCCGACCGCGAGAATCTGCGCGTGCTCGCAAGCCCGATCCGCATGGATGGCGAGCGGCTGCCTGCACGCGCCGGACCCTTGCTGGGCGCGGACAATGACGATGTGCTGGCCAGCATCGGGCTTTCGGGCGGCGAGATCGAAACCCTCAAACGCGACGGAATCATCTGA
- a CDS encoding phenylacetate--CoA ligase family protein: MTFPSYFEAFDAKQMLADYPVGDAFTQRYTGMSRDELFAIQDKQFRRLVQRGWQIPFYQRLWGNAGIEPGDINGLADITKLPVYDKSDLMASIADHPPFGDFAGIDMKDASRAPSIFHTTSGTTGRPQALLFGPKGREITNLLVGRMYRWQGLESSDVIQSVYGHGMINGGHYIREAVTHFTNSLFLSAGTGIETRSLNQVNLMADFGVTVLVGFVDYIRKLADTAVAEQLLDKINIRMIVGHLGTEDRASVEAAWGGAKAFDWYGVGDTGSIAGEGPERDGLYVWEDAQYLELLDIDSGQPVAPGETGDMVVTCLFKDDIAPCIRFNTHDITHELTGTNATGMAFKRIAGFKGRSDNMVKLRGINVFPHAIGALIENRSDLTGEFVCRLVRDPASQRDDMTVTLESRGGTDTGELAELLRRGLGVEVQVDLVAPGGTAPLTQIEVRQKPIRLIDERGL, encoded by the coding sequence ATGACCTTCCCAAGCTATTTCGAAGCCTTTGATGCCAAGCAGATGCTGGCCGATTATCCGGTCGGCGATGCGTTCACGCAGCGTTATACGGGCATGAGCCGCGACGAGCTGTTCGCCATCCAGGACAAGCAATTCCGTCGCCTGGTGCAGCGCGGCTGGCAGATTCCCTTCTATCAGCGGCTCTGGGGCAATGCCGGGATCGAGCCGGGCGATATCAACGGCCTGGCCGATATCACCAAGCTGCCGGTCTATGACAAGTCGGACCTGATGGCCTCGATTGCCGATCACCCGCCGTTCGGCGATTTCGCCGGGATCGACATGAAGGACGCATCGCGCGCGCCATCGATCTTCCACACCACATCGGGCACGACGGGCCGCCCCCAGGCGCTGCTGTTCGGCCCCAAGGGACGCGAGATCACCAATTTGCTGGTCGGCCGCATGTACCGCTGGCAGGGCCTCGAATCCTCGGATGTGATCCAGTCGGTCTATGGCCATGGCATGATCAATGGCGGCCATTATATCCGCGAGGCCGTCACCCATTTCACCAATTCGCTGTTCCTCTCCGCAGGCACCGGCATCGAGACGCGCTCGCTGAATCAGGTCAATCTGATGGCCGATTTCGGCGTCACCGTACTGGTCGGGTTCGTCGATTATATCCGCAAGCTCGCCGATACGGCGGTGGCCGAACAGCTGCTCGACAAGATCAACATCCGCATGATCGTCGGTCATCTCGGCACCGAGGACCGCGCCTCGGTCGAGGCGGCCTGGGGCGGGGCCAAGGCGTTCGACTGGTATGGCGTGGGCGATACCGGATCGATTGCGGGCGAAGGGCCGGAGCGCGACGGCCTTTATGTCTGGGAGGACGCGCAATATCTGGAGCTGCTCGATATCGACAGCGGCCAGCCCGTCGCCCCCGGCGAGACCGGCGACATGGTGGTGACCTGCCTGTTCAAGGACGATATCGCGCCGTGCATCCGCTTCAACACGCATGACATCACGCATGAACTGACCGGCACCAATGCGACCGGCATGGCGTTCAAGCGGATCGCGGGCTTCAAGGGCCGCAGCGACAATATGGTCAAGCTGCGCGGCATCAACGTCTTCCCGCACGCCATCGGCGCGCTGATCGAGAACCGCAGCGATCTGACCGGTGAATTCGTCTGCCGCCTGGTGCGCGACCCCGCCAGCCAGCGCGACGATATGACCGTGACGCTTGAAAGCCGGGGCGGGACGGACACCGGCGAACTGGCCGAACTGCTCCGCCGCGGCCTGGGGGTCGAGGTGCAGGTCGATCTGGTCGCCCCGGGCGGCACCGCACCGCTGACCCAGATCGAGGTGCGGCAAAAGCCGATCCGCCTGATCGACGAGCGGGGATTGTGA
- a CDS encoding MmgE/PrpD family protein translates to MARSPNESDRARARLHLLDWLACVAGARQSPVAAVARMAEPDMLTRAALLGNVLEMDDVHRAALLHPGPVIWPAALSAARQEKSGMDALLDGAVRGYEAMIAVGATFDAHHYAHFHPTSTAGGFGGAAAAASIFALDEAATGWALGNAASVTGGLWRMRHEDVMTKAMHAARAALEGLWLARLARQGFTGPVGALEGEQGLYAAMVRDPKPMVLGEPWLVHAVSFKPWAACRHAHPAIDGALELRAAGRLHLPVVVETYADALKFCDRPIPRTELDAKFSIQHAVAVIADGRNATPEDFTPEAIAALAEKRAQVSVREAAEFTDRYPAHFGARVISGAAVISLADTRGDPERPAGPEMLRAKLDSLVRWGGLKPVEADRAEQIALHGTSVGPLLALLEDWLE, encoded by the coding sequence TTGGCCCGTTCGCCAAATGAAAGCGACCGCGCGCGGGCGCGGCTGCACCTGCTCGACTGGCTGGCCTGTGTCGCAGGCGCGCGCCAGAGCCCGGTGGCCGCCGTGGCGCGCATGGCCGAGCCCGATATGCTGACCCGCGCCGCATTGCTCGGCAATGTGCTCGAGATGGACGATGTCCACCGCGCCGCGCTGCTCCATCCCGGCCCGGTAATCTGGCCTGCCGCCCTGTCTGCGGCGCGGCAGGAGAAGAGCGGCATGGATGCGCTGCTCGATGGCGCGGTGCGCGGCTATGAGGCGATGATCGCCGTCGGCGCGACCTTTGACGCGCACCATTATGCGCATTTCCACCCGACCTCGACCGCGGGCGGCTTTGGCGGGGCGGCGGCGGCAGCCTCGATCTTCGCGCTTGATGAAGCGGCGACCGGCTGGGCGCTCGGCAATGCGGCATCGGTCACCGGCGGGCTGTGGCGGATGCGGCACGAGGACGTGATGACCAAGGCGATGCACGCCGCGCGCGCCGCACTGGAGGGGCTGTGGCTGGCCCGGCTGGCGCGCCAGGGCTTTACCGGGCCGGTGGGCGCGCTGGAGGGCGAACAGGGCCTGTATGCCGCGATGGTGCGCGATCCCAAGCCGATGGTACTGGGCGAGCCATGGCTGGTCCATGCGGTGAGCTTCAAGCCCTGGGCCGCGTGCCGCCATGCGCATCCTGCCATCGACGGCGCGCTGGAGCTGCGCGCGGCGGGCAGGCTCCACCTGCCAGTGGTGGTCGAGACCTATGCCGACGCGCTCAAGTTCTGCGACCGGCCCATTCCCAGGACCGAGCTCGACGCGAAATTCTCGATCCAGCATGCAGTGGCGGTGATCGCCGATGGGCGCAACGCCACGCCGGAGGATTTCACCCCCGAGGCCATCGCCGCACTTGCCGAGAAGCGCGCGCAGGTGAGCGTGCGCGAGGCGGCGGAGTTTACCGATCGCTATCCCGCCCATTTCGGCGCGCGCGTGATCAGCGGCGCTGCTGTCATTTCTCTGGCCGACACGCGCGGCGATCCCGAGCGTCCGGCTGGGCCCGAGATGCTGCGCGCCAAGCTCGACAGCCTGGTGCGCTGGGGCGGCCTGAAGCCCGTCGAGGCCGATCGGGCCGAGCAGATCGCGCTGCACGGCACCAGCGTCGGGCCGCTGCTAGCGCTGCTCGAGGACTGGCTGGAATGA
- a CDS encoding CoA transferase: protein MGKLSGIRVIDLSQFLPGPMLTVMMADQGAEVIKIEPPAGDPARTMAPFENGQSVWFRNLNRGKASEVLDLKSEAGRARLTDLIKSADVFVEGFRPGVMQRLGFDYAAVSAINPAIVYCSVSAFGQDGPMAHHPAHDLAVQALSGFLSVNDGPDGTPVVPGVPSADMAAGLTGLSAVLMALIGRQRTGKGDYVDIAMFDSLLPWCAHIAGSAIAGGESPHSSTQRSLGGAGFYQVYATRDGRHVALGGRELKFVKVLLTALGREDLIALGEAEAGPAQAPLIAFLRETFLTRTRDEWVAWFEDKDVAFSPVLDFAEGFASEHVATRGLLVEAGSAHHIAPPIRFAGEPDWTPEDAPELGQAQ, encoded by the coding sequence ATGGGCAAGCTTTCCGGCATCCGGGTGATCGACCTGTCGCAGTTCCTGCCCGGGCCGATGCTCACCGTGATGATGGCGGACCAGGGCGCGGAGGTGATCAAGATCGAGCCCCCCGCCGGTGATCCGGCGCGCACCATGGCCCCGTTCGAGAACGGCCAGTCGGTCTGGTTCCGCAATCTCAATCGCGGCAAGGCGAGCGAAGTGCTCGACCTCAAGAGCGAGGCGGGGCGCGCGCGGCTGACCGATCTGATCAAGAGCGCCGATGTGTTCGTCGAAGGCTTTCGCCCCGGCGTGATGCAGCGGCTGGGCTTCGATTATGCCGCGGTGAGCGCGATCAACCCTGCCATCGTCTATTGCTCGGTCTCTGCCTTCGGGCAGGATGGGCCGATGGCGCATCACCCCGCGCATGACCTGGCGGTCCAGGCGCTGTCGGGCTTCCTGTCGGTCAATGACGGGCCCGATGGCACCCCGGTGGTGCCGGGCGTGCCATCTGCCGACATGGCCGCTGGCCTGACCGGCCTGTCTGCGGTGCTGATGGCGCTGATCGGCCGGCAGCGCACCGGTAAGGGCGATTATGTCGATATCGCCATGTTCGACAGCCTGCTGCCCTGGTGCGCGCATATCGCGGGCAGCGCGATCGCGGGCGGCGAGTCACCGCACTCCTCGACCCAGCGCTCGCTGGGCGGTGCAGGCTTCTATCAGGTCTATGCGACCCGCGATGGCCGGCATGTCGCGCTGGGCGGGCGCGAGCTGAAATTCGTGAAGGTCCTGCTCACCGCTCTGGGCCGCGAGGACCTGATCGCGCTCGGCGAAGCCGAAGCGGGACCCGCCCAGGCCCCGCTGATCGCATTCCTGCGCGAGACCTTCCTCACTCGCACCCGCGACGAATGGGTGGCATGGTTCGAGGACAAGGATGTCGCCTTCTCCCCCGTGCTCGATTTTGCCGAAGGCTTTGCCAGCGAGCATGTCGCCACGCGCGGCCTGCTCGTCGAAGCGGGCAGCGCGCACCATATCGCCCCGCCGATCCGCTTTGCCGGAGAGCCCGACTGGACACCCGAAGATGCGCCGGAGCTGGGTCAGGCACAATGA